A genomic window from Desulfobacterales bacterium includes:
- a CDS encoding DedA family protein gives MDIFFEYGYVGLFISSFLAATLLPGSSEIVLSLLLLNHSDPLFAVCVATFGNVLGSVVNYGVGFRGSYLLFRKWLGYSERDILAAEQRFARYGVLGLLLAWVPVIGDPLTVVAGILKIHFGLFLALVTVGKLARYIVLAVSVLSL, from the coding sequence ATGGATATTTTTTTCGAGTATGGATATGTCGGGCTTTTCATTTCTTCGTTTCTGGCCGCAACCCTGCTGCCGGGCAGCTCGGAAATTGTCCTCAGTCTGTTATTGCTGAACCATTCAGATCCGCTTTTCGCCGTTTGCGTGGCGACATTCGGCAATGTTCTGGGTTCGGTGGTAAACTACGGCGTTGGCTTCAGGGGAAGTTATCTGCTGTTCAGAAAATGGCTGGGGTATTCCGAAAGGGATATCCTGGCGGCTGAACAGCGGTTTGCCAGATACGGCGTGTTGGGACTGCTCCTGGCGTGGGTGCCGGTGATCGGAGATCCGCTGACGGTCGTGGCAGGGATTTTGAAAATACATTTTGGTCTGTTTCTGGCGCTGGTGACGGTTGGAAAGCTGGCGCGGTATATTGTCCTTGCCGTATCGGTGCTGTCGCTTTAG
- a CDS encoding ammonium transporter has protein sequence MKRILLSFALFAIGVSFSWAGDGAPTPESNKAAIDLVQSHVDYVWTLIAAALVFFMQAGFAMVEAGLTRAKNAINIMMKNLMDFSVGSIAYWALGFGLMFGVSKTGWFGTTGFFLSDFSIGGDPWVLAFWMFQVVFAATAATIVSGAMAERTKFTGYLVYSVVISALIYPIFGSWAWGGLFNGGGWLEKLGFIDFAGSTVVHSVGGWAALAGAIVLGPRIGKYTRDGKIKPILGHNLPLAALGVFILWLGWFGFNPGSTTAANKDIAMIFVNTNLAAAAGCILAMVVSWIKFGKPEVGMSLNGALAGLVAITSPCASVSPLSAVVIGAVAGILVVLSVLFFDHIRIDDPVGAISVHGVNGAWGTLAAGLFNMGGTSLHIIGVQVLGIAACFVWVFPTAFLVFKLIQHTIGLRVSAEEELEGLDVAEHGGHAYPDFEVSSHGGMRVSEGSPGQPAIDALRHYNLNPAKPI, from the coding sequence ATGAAACGAATTTTATTGTCCTTTGCTTTGTTTGCCATCGGGGTATCCTTTTCCTGGGCAGGTGACGGTGCCCCGACACCCGAATCCAATAAAGCAGCCATCGATCTGGTTCAAAGCCATGTCGATTACGTGTGGACTCTGATTGCCGCGGCGCTGGTGTTTTTTATGCAGGCCGGATTTGCCATGGTGGAAGCCGGGCTTACGCGGGCGAAAAATGCCATCAATATCATGATGAAGAATCTGATGGATTTTTCAGTGGGGTCGATCGCATACTGGGCCCTGGGCTTCGGCCTGATGTTCGGGGTATCGAAAACCGGGTGGTTTGGGACCACGGGCTTTTTCCTGAGTGATTTCAGCATCGGGGGGGATCCCTGGGTCCTTGCGTTCTGGATGTTTCAGGTCGTTTTTGCGGCGACGGCGGCCACCATCGTGTCCGGCGCCATGGCCGAGCGGACGAAATTTACCGGATATCTGGTGTACAGCGTGGTCATCAGCGCATTGATTTATCCGATTTTCGGCAGCTGGGCATGGGGCGGGCTGTTCAACGGCGGCGGGTGGCTGGAAAAGCTCGGTTTTATTGATTTTGCCGGATCGACCGTGGTGCATTCGGTAGGTGGATGGGCGGCGCTGGCCGGTGCCATTGTGCTGGGTCCCCGGATCGGAAAATACACCAGAGATGGAAAAATCAAGCCCATACTGGGGCATAACCTGCCTCTGGCCGCCCTGGGGGTTTTTATTCTGTGGCTGGGCTGGTTCGGATTTAACCCGGGTTCGACCACCGCTGCCAATAAAGATATCGCCATGATTTTTGTGAACACGAATCTGGCGGCCGCTGCCGGCTGTATTCTGGCCATGGTGGTCTCCTGGATCAAGTTCGGAAAACCGGAAGTGGGCATGAGCCTGAACGGTGCGCTGGCAGGCCTGGTGGCCATTACCAGCCCCTGTGCAAGCGTATCTCCGCTCAGTGCGGTGGTCATCGGTGCGGTTGCCGGTATTCTGGTGGTGCTCTCGGTTCTGTTTTTTGATCATATCCGCATCGATGATCCGGTCGGGGCCATCTCGGTTCACGGCGTCAACGGCGCCTGGGGAACGCTGGCCGCCGGGCTCTTCAATATGGGTGGCACGTCTCTGCATATCATCGGCGTTCAGGTGCTGGGGATTGCCGCCTGCTTTGTGTGGGTATTTCCAACCGCGTTTCTGGTATTCAAGCTGATCCAGCACACCATCGGTCTGCGCGTTTCGGCAGAAGAAGAACTCGAAGGCCTGGATGTGGCCGAACACGGCGGTCATGCGTACCCGGATTTTGAAGTGTCCTCTCATGGCGGCATGCGGGTGTCGGAAGGAAGCCCGGGCCAGCCGGCGATCGATGCCCTTCGGCACTATAATCTCAATCCCGCCAAGCCGATATAG